The window ggggagtctgGAACAGTACGGctcgagggggagtttcacagaggaTGCGGGGGATTTTTGAACAGtgtggcgcgagggggagtttcacaggacacgggggagtttggaacagtgcggcacgaggggaagtttcacaggacacgggggagtttggaacagtgcggcgcgagggggagttttacaggacacgggggagtttggaacagtgcggcgcgaaggGGAGTTtcgcaggacacgggggagtttggaacagtgcggtgcGAGGGGGTGTTTCACAGAGGAcgtgggggagtttggaacagtgcggcatgaggggaagtttcacaggacacgggggagtttggaacagtgcggcgcgagggggagtttcacaggacacgggggagtttagaacagtgcggcgcgagggggagtttcacagaggacgcgggggagtttggaacagtgcggcgcgaggggaagtttcacaggacacgggggagtttggaacagtgcggcgtgagggggagtttcacaggacacgggggagtttggaacagtgcggcgcgagggggagtttcacaggacacgggggagtttagaacagtgcggcgcgagggggagtttcacagaggacgcgggggagtttggaacagtgcggcgcgagggggagtttcacaggacacgggggagtttggaacagtgcggcgtgagggggagtttcacaggacacgggggagtttggaacagtgcggcgcgagggggagtttcacaggacacggaagagtttggaacagtgcggcgcgagggggagtttcacagaggacgcggtgttgtttggaacagtgcggcgcgaggggaagtttcacaggacacggggaaGTTTGGAGCattgcggcgcgagggggagtttcacaggacacgggggagtctgGAACAGTACGGctcgagggggagtttcacagaggaTGCGGGGGATTTTTGAACAGtgtggcgcgagggggagtttcacaggacacgggggagtttggaacagtgcggcgtgagggggagtttcacaggagacgggggagtttggaacagtgaagCGTGAGTggcagtttcacaggacacgggggagtttggaacagtgcggcgcgaggggcagTTTCACAGtagacgggggagtttggaacattGCGGCGCGAGGGGAAGTTTCACAGGAcatgggggagtttggaacagtgcggcgtgagggggagtttcacaggagatgggggagtttggaacagtgaagcgtgagggggagtttcacaggacacgggggagtttggaacagtgcggcgcgagggggagtttcacaggacacgggggagtttggaacagtgtggcgcgagggggagtttcacagaggacgcgggggagtttggaacagtgcggcgcgaggggaagtttcacaggacacggggaaGTTTGGAGCATTGCGGCGCGAGGgacagtttcacaggacacgggggagtttggaacagtgcggcgcgagggggagtttcacaggacacgggggagtttggaacagtgcggcatgAGGGGGactttcacaggacacgggggagtctggaacagtgcggcgcgaggggaagtttcacaggacacgggggagtttggaacagtgcggcgcgagggggagttttacaggacacgggggagtttggaacagtgcggcgcgaaggGGAGTTtcgcaggacacgggggagtttggaacagtgcggtgcGAGGGGGTGTTTCACAGAGGAcgtgggggagtttggaacagtgcggcatgaggggaagtttcacaggacacgggggaatTTTGAAccgtgcggcgcgagggggagtttcacagggcacgggggagtttggaacagtgcggcacggggggaagtttcacaggacacaggggagtttggaacagtgcggcgcgaggggcagtttcacaggacacgtgggagtttggaacagtgcggcgcgagggggagtttcacaggacacgggggagtttggaacagtgcggcgcgagggggagtttcacaggacacaggggagtttggaacagtgcggcgcgagggggagtttcacaggtcacgggggagtttggaacagtggagcgcgagggggagtttcacaggacacgggggagtttagAACAGTGCGGCACGAggggaagtttcacaggacacgggggagtttggaacagtgcggcgcgagggggagtttcactggacacgggggagtttggaacagtgcggcgcgagggggagtttcacagaggacgcgggggagtttggaacagtgcggcgcgaggggaagtttcacaggacacgggggagtttggaacagtgcggcgtgagggggagtttcacaggacacgttggagtttggaacagtgcggcgcgagggggagtttcacaggacacgggggagtttagaacagtgcggcgcgagggggagtttcacagaggacgcgggggagtttggaacagtgcggcgcgagggggagtttcacaggacacgggggagtttggaacagtgcggcgtgagggggagtttcacaggacacgggggagtttggaacagtgcggcgcgagggggagtttcacaggacacggaagagtttggaacagtgcggcgcgagggggagtttcacagaggacgcggtgttgtttggaacagtgcggcgcgaggggaagTTTCACATGACACGGGGAAGTTTGGAGCATTGCGGCGCGAGGgacagtttcacaggacacgggggagtttggaacagtgcggcgcgagggggagtttcacaggacacgggggagtttggaacagggcggcgtgagggggagtttcacaggacacagGGGAGTCTGGAACAGTACGGctcgagggggagtttcacagaggaTGCGGGGGATTTTTGAACAGtgtggcgcgagggggagtttcacaggacacgggggagtttggaacagtgcggcgtgagggggagtttcacaggagacgggggagtttggaacagtgaagCGTGAGTggcagtttcacaggacacgggggagtttggaacagtgcggcgcgaggggcagTTTCACAGtagacgggggagtttggaacattGCGGCGCGAGGGGAAGTTTCACAGGAcatgggggagtttggaacagtgcggcgtgagggggagtttcacaggagacgggggagtttggaacagtgaagcgtgagggggagtttcacaggacacgggggagtttggaacagtgcggcgcgagggggagtttcacaggacacgggggagtttggaacagtgtggcgcgagggggagtttcacagaggacgcgggggagtttggaacagtgcggcgcgaggggaagtttcacaggacacggggaaGTTTGGAGCATTGCGGCGCGAGGgacagtttcacaggacacgggggagtttggaacagtgcggcgcgagggggagtttcacaggacacgggggagtttggaacagtgcggcttGAGGGGGactttcacaggacacgggggagtctgGAACAGTACGGctcgagggggagtttcacagaggaTGCGGGGGATTTTTGAACAGTGTGGCGcaagggggagtttcacaggacacgggggagtttggaacagtgcggcgcgaggggaagtttcacaggacacgggggagtttggaacagtgcggcgcgagggggagttttacaggacacgggggagtttggaacagtgcggcgcgaaggGGAGTTtcgcaggacacgggggagtttggaacagtgcggtgcGAGGGGGTGTTTCACAGAGGAcgtgggggagtttggaacagtgcggcatgaggggaagtttcacaggacacgggggagttttgaaccgtgcggcgcgagggggagtttcacagggcacgggggagtttggaacagtgcggcacggggggaagtttcacaggacacaggggagtttggaacagtgcggcgcgaggggcagtttcacaggacacgtgggagtttggaacagtgcggcgcgagggggagtttcacaggacacgggggagtttggaacagtgcggcgcgagggggagtttcacaggacacaggggagtttggaacagtgcggcgcgagggggagtttcacaggtcacgggggagtttggaacagtggagcgcgagggggagtttcacaggacacgggggagtttagAACAGTGCGGCACGAggggaagtttcacaggacacgggggagtttggaacagtgcggcgcgagggggagtttcacaggacacgggggagtttggaacagtgcggcgcgagggggagtttcacaggacacaggggagtttggaacagtgcggcgcgagggggagtttcacaggacacgggggagtttggaacagtggagcgcgagggggagtttcacaggacacaggggagtttggaacagtgcggcgcgagggggagtttcacaggtcacgggggagtttggaacagtggagcgcgagggggagtttcacaggacacaggggagtttggaacagtgcggcacgaggggaagtttcacaggacacgggggagtttggaacagtgcggcgcgagggggagtttcacaggacacgggggagtttggaacagtgcggcgcgaaggggagtttcacaggacacgggggagtttggaacagtgcggcgcgagggggagtttcacaggacacgggggagtttggaacagtgcggcgcgaggggaagTTTCataggacacgggggagtttggaacagtgcggcgcgagggggagtttcacaggacacaggggagtttggaacagtgcggcacgaggggaagtttcacaggacacgggggagtttggaacagtgcggcgcgagggggagtttcacaggacacgggggagtttggaacagtgcggcgcgagggggagtttcacaggacacgggggagtttggaacagtgcggcgcgagggggagtttcacaggacacaggggagtttggaacagtgcggcacgaggggaagtttcacaggacacgggggagtttggaacagtgcggcgcgagggggagtttcacaggacacgtgggagtttggaacagtgcggcacgaggggaagtttcacaggacacgggggagtttggaacagtgcggcgcgagggggagtttcacaggacacaggggagtttggaacagtgcggcacgaggggaagtttcacaggacacgggggagtttggaacagtgcggcgcgagggggagtttcacaggacacgggggagtttggaacagtgcggcgcgagggggagtttcacaggacacgggggagtttggaacagtgcggcgcgagggggagtttcacaggacacaggggagtttggaacagtgcggcacgaggggaagtttcacaggacacgggggagtttggaacagtgcggcgcgagggggagtttcacaggacacaggggagtttggaacagtggagcgcgagggggagtttcacaggacacgggggagtttagAACAGTGCGGCACGAGGGGAAGTTTCACAGggcacgggggagtttggaacagtgcggcgcgagggggagtttcacaggtcacgggggagtttggaacagtggagcgcgagggggagtttcacaggacacaggggagtttggaacagtgcggcacgaggggaagtttcacaggacacgggggagtttggaacagtgcggcgcgagggggagtttcacaggacacgggggagtttggaacagtgcggcgcgagggggagtttcacaggacacgggggagtttggaacagtggagcgcgagggggagtttcacaggacacgggggagtttagaacagtgcggcgcgagggggagtttcacaggacacaggggagtttggaacagtgcggcgcgagggggagtttcacagatgacgcgggggagtttggaacagtgcggcacgaggggaagtttcacaggacacggggagtCTTGGACAGAAGGGCGCGAAAGACGCTTAGTCGTGGAAACACTTGGACTGT is drawn from Schistocerca gregaria isolate iqSchGreg1 chromosome 3, iqSchGreg1.2, whole genome shotgun sequence and contains these coding sequences:
- the LOC126355712 gene encoding uncharacterized protein LOC126355712, coding for MRGSFTGHGGVLNRAARGGVSQGTGEFGTVRHGGKFHRTQGSLEQCGARGSFTGHVGVWNSAARGGVSQDTGEFGTVRREGEFHRTQGSLEQCGARGSFTGHGGVWNSGARGGVSQDTGEFRTVRHEGKFHRTRGSLEQCGARGSFTGHGGVWNSAARGGVSQDTGEFGTVRREGEFHRTRGSLEQWSARGSFTGHRGVWNSAARGGVSQVTGEFGTVEREGEFHRTQGSLEQCGTRGSFTGHGGVWNSAARGGVSQDTGEFGTDTGEFGTVRREGEFHRTQGSLEQCGTRGSFTGHGGVWNSAARGGVSQDTGEFGTVRREGEFHRTRGSLEQCGARGSFTGHRGVWNSAARGEVSQDTGEFGTVRREGEFHRTRGSLEQCGTRGSFTGHGGVWNSAARGGVSQDTGEFGTVRHEGKFHRTRGSLEQCGARGSFTGHGGVWNSAARGGVSQDTGEFGTVRREGEFHRTQGSLEQCGTRGSFTGHGGVWNSAARGGVSQDTGEFGTVEREGEFHRTRGSLEQCGTRGSFTGHGGVWNSAARGGVSQVTGEFGTVEREGEFHRTQGSLEQCGTRGSFTGHGGVWNSAARGGVSQDTGEFGTVRREGEFHRTRGSLEQWSARGSFTGHGGV